One Catharus ustulatus isolate bCatUst1 chromosome 20, bCatUst1.pri.v2, whole genome shotgun sequence DNA window includes the following coding sequences:
- the APOH gene encoding beta-2-glycoprotein 1 isoform X1, which yields MQRLALLGCLVALSHCALAAKVCPRPPEVLFATLNVDKKVYEVGEEVEYTCRPGFMPNNGQRKYTCLPTGKWAFNTLLCLPKRCPPPPPLKNGKMNFEEFQYQSSVTFSCDPGYNLVGSRSSQCMADGKWTGTFPQCQPVSCAPPSLPEFSVLSYRRLHAGNVSHFLDTILFECVPPLALIGNETATCLANGTWSSIPECKVVTCPTPIGIENGFIEFVARRTYHYNESVSFGCQPGYVMEGSKHSRCENTGNWSTKPACRAPCKIPVKKAVVLYNGEKKTVQNDLKDGILHGETVSFFCKNKEKSCAYTVDVACVDGNFTLPACFKERGFFSSLVKKDYSEMKACEDEAEQ from the exons ATGCAGCGCCTGGCACTGCTCGGGTGCCTGGTGGCTCTGAGCCACTGCGCTCTCGCCGCCAAAG TGTGTCCCAGGCCGCCAGAAGTGCTGTTTGCCACCCTTAATGTAGACAAAAAGGTGTATGAAGTGGGTGAGGAAGTGGAGTACACCTGCCGGCCAGGGTTCATGCCCAACAATGGGCAGAGGAAGTACACCTGCCTCCCGACAGGAAAATGGGCATTCaacaccctgctctgcctcc cAAAGAGatgtcctcctcctccacccctgAAGAATGGGAAAATGAATTTTGAAGAGTTCCAGTACCAGAGTTCTGTAACTTTTTCGTGTGATCCAGG CTACAACCTCGTTGGGTCAAGATCAAGCCAGTGCATGGCAGATGGAAAGTGGACTGGAACTTTCCCTCAGTGCCAAC CGGTGTCTTGCGCCCCTCCCTCGCTTCCGGAATTTTCGGTCCTTTCTTACCGTCGCCTGCATGCTGGAAATGTCTCTCATTtcctggacacaatcctgtttGAATGTGTCCCTCCTCTTGCCCTGATTGGGAATGAGACAGCCACCTGCCTGGCCAatggcacctggagcagcatTCCAGAGTGCAAAG TTGTCACCTGCCCCACTCCGATAGGAATCGAGAACGGGTTTATTGAGTTTGTGGCACGCAGGACGTACCACTACAACGAGAGCGTCAGCTTTGGCTGCCAGCCCGGCTACGTGATGGAGGGATCCAAGCATTCCCGCTGTGAGAACACTGGGAACTGGTCCACAAAGCCAGCCTGCAGAG CACCATGTAAAATACCAGTTAAGAAAGCTGTAGTGTTGTACAACGGGGAGAAGAAGACAGTTCAGAACGATCTGAAGGATGGCATTCTGCACGGGGAAACTGTGTCCTTCTTCTGcaagaacaaggaaaaatccTGCGCCTATACTGTAGATGTGGCATGTGTGGATGGCAACTTCACCCTCCCTGCCTGTTTTAAAG AACGTGGCTTTTTTTCAAGTCTGGTGAAGAAAGATTACTCAGAGATGAAAGCATGTGAAGATGAAGCAGAGCAATAA
- the APOH gene encoding beta-2-glycoprotein 1 isoform X2, whose product MQRLALLGCLVALSHCALAAKAKRCPPPPPLKNGKMNFEEFQYQSSVTFSCDPGYNLVGSRSSQCMADGKWTGTFPQCQPVSCAPPSLPEFSVLSYRRLHAGNVSHFLDTILFECVPPLALIGNETATCLANGTWSSIPECKVVTCPTPIGIENGFIEFVARRTYHYNESVSFGCQPGYVMEGSKHSRCENTGNWSTKPACRAPCKIPVKKAVVLYNGEKKTVQNDLKDGILHGETVSFFCKNKEKSCAYTVDVACVDGNFTLPACFKERGFFSSLVKKDYSEMKACEDEAEQ is encoded by the exons ATGCAGCGCCTGGCACTGCTCGGGTGCCTGGTGGCTCTGAGCCACTGCGCTCTCGCCGCCAAAG cAAAGAGatgtcctcctcctccacccctgAAGAATGGGAAAATGAATTTTGAAGAGTTCCAGTACCAGAGTTCTGTAACTTTTTCGTGTGATCCAGG CTACAACCTCGTTGGGTCAAGATCAAGCCAGTGCATGGCAGATGGAAAGTGGACTGGAACTTTCCCTCAGTGCCAAC CGGTGTCTTGCGCCCCTCCCTCGCTTCCGGAATTTTCGGTCCTTTCTTACCGTCGCCTGCATGCTGGAAATGTCTCTCATTtcctggacacaatcctgtttGAATGTGTCCCTCCTCTTGCCCTGATTGGGAATGAGACAGCCACCTGCCTGGCCAatggcacctggagcagcatTCCAGAGTGCAAAG TTGTCACCTGCCCCACTCCGATAGGAATCGAGAACGGGTTTATTGAGTTTGTGGCACGCAGGACGTACCACTACAACGAGAGCGTCAGCTTTGGCTGCCAGCCCGGCTACGTGATGGAGGGATCCAAGCATTCCCGCTGTGAGAACACTGGGAACTGGTCCACAAAGCCAGCCTGCAGAG CACCATGTAAAATACCAGTTAAGAAAGCTGTAGTGTTGTACAACGGGGAGAAGAAGACAGTTCAGAACGATCTGAAGGATGGCATTCTGCACGGGGAAACTGTGTCCTTCTTCTGcaagaacaaggaaaaatccTGCGCCTATACTGTAGATGTGGCATGTGTGGATGGCAACTTCACCCTCCCTGCCTGTTTTAAAG AACGTGGCTTTTTTTCAAGTCTGGTGAAGAAAGATTACTCAGAGATGAAAGCATGTGAAGATGAAGCAGAGCAATAA